CGTCGAGCACGAGACCGCAGCCGATGCCCGACGACACCTTGAGGTAGGCGAGGGTGCTGACCTCCGGGTGGTCGCTGTGCTCGGCGAGCGCCCCCAGGTTGGCGTCGTTGTCCACCAGCGTGGGCAGGTCGAGCGCCTTCGACGCGACGTCCGGCGCGGCGACTCCGACCCAGCCCGGGAGGATCGAGCCGGCGGTGATCCGGCCGTCCTTGGTGATGGGAGCCGGCAGGCCGAGCCCGGCGGCGTGGACGTTCGAGCGGTGCTCACCGAGCTCGGCGAGCAGCGAGTCGAGGAGCTCGTCGGCGAGCGCGAGCCCGTCGCCGTACGCGTGGTCGTTGTCGAGCTGGCGTCGCGTCGTGATCAGGGGACGGGCGGCGAGGTCTCCGAGCGCGACCTCGAGGTGGGAGTGGCCGAAGTCGATGCCGGCGACCAGCCCGGCACCGCGCGCGATGCTCACCGTGAGGCCCGCGCGCCCGCCGCTGCCGGCCGTCTCGACCAGGCCTGTGGCGACGAGCTGCCGGACGATGTTGGACACCGTGGCGGGCGCGAGCTCGGTCCGTCGGGCGATCTCCGCCTGGCTCAGCTCGCTGTCCGTGCGCAGCACCGACACGACGCGCGCCAGGTTCGCTGAGCGCAGCGCTGACGTCGATCCGGTGGGTCGCATTGCCTCAACCTAGTCGGATTCGACAAATCGTCAAGGGGTGAAGGTTTCACGCGAATGTTTCGGTTTTGCAACGCTCTTATGTTCACAACTTGACGATTTCTCCGAAGATGCCAAGACTGTGGGCGACAGACGCGGAGTTTCCTGCGTCACATCTTCCTGGGGAGGAAACGTGAAGAAGTTTGCCCGCACCGCTGTAGGGGCGGCGTCGGTCGTGGTGCTCGCGGCCGCACTGGGCGCCTGTGGAGGCGACGACGACGGAGGCGACGGTGGCAGCGACAGCAAGACGATCGCGCTGCTGCTCCCCGAGACCAAGACCACCCGCTACGAGGCGTTCGACAAGCCGCTCTTCGAGGCGAAGGTCCAGGAGCTCTGTGACGACTGCGAGGTCAAGTACCTCAACGCCGACCAGGACGCCTCCAAGCAGCAGCAGCAGGCAGAGTCGGCGATCACCGACGGTGCGGCTGTCCTGGTGCTCGACCCGGTCGACAGCGAGGCCGCTGTCGGCATCGTGAAGTCGGCCCAGTCCTCCGAGGTCCCGGTCATCGCCTACGACCGCTTCATCGAGGGCGCCGACTACTACATGTCGTTCGACAACGAGCGTGTCGGCGAGCTCCAGGGCCAGGCCCTGGTGGACGCCACCGGCGGCACCGGCGACATCCTCATGCTCAACGGCGCGCCGACCGATCCGAACGCGGCCCAGTTCAAGGCGGGTGCGCACAAGGCGATCGACGCCAGCGGCCTCAACGTCGTGGCCGAGTTCGACAACCCGGACTGGAGCCCCGACAACGCGCAGAAGTTCGTCACGTCGCAGCTCAACAACGTCGACGGCGCCTCGCTCGCCGGCGTCTACGCCGCCAACGACGGCCAGGCAGGCGGCGTGATCGCCGCCCTCCGTGCCGACGGCATGACGAAGTTCCCGCCGGTCACCGGTCAGGACGCCGAGCTCGCTGCGATCCAGCGGATCGTCACCGGCGACCAGTTCATGACGATCTACAAGTCGATCAAGACCGAGGCCGAGAAGGCCGCCGAGGTCGCGGTCGCCATCGTCAACGGCGACGACGTGGGCGACACGACCGACTTCCAGGGCGTCAAGTCGTTCATCTTCGACCCGGTCGTCGTCACGACAGACAACATCAAGGACTCCGTCGTGGCTGATGGGTTCTACTCGGTGGAGGACATCTGCACGCCGGAGTACGCGGACGCCTGTGCAGCCGCAGGCCTCAGCTGATCCGCAGTCCCCGGGTCCGGGTGGTCACGCGTCGTCGTGACCGCCCGGACCGTTCCCGTCCCCACGACCAGCGAAGGACACCATGAACGACGGCAGCCAGCCGATCCTCTCGCTGCGCGGCATCGACAAGCGCTTCGGCGCCGTGCAAGCCCTCAGTGACGTCTCCATCGACGTGCACCCCGGTGAAGTGGTCGCCCTCGTCGGCGACAACGGCGCCGGCAAGTCGACCCTCGTCAAGATCATGTCCGGCGTCTACCAGCCCGACGGCGGCGACATCGTCTTCGACGGCAAGAAGGTCTCGATCCCCGGTCCCAAGGCTTCGCAGGAGCTCGGCATCGCGACGGTCTTCCAGGACCTCGCCCTGTGCGACAACCTGGACGTGGTCGCCAACCTGTTCCTCGGTCACGAGCGCACCTCCGCGGGTGTCCTCGACGAGGTCGAGATGGAGCGCCACTCGTGGGAGCTGCTCCGTCAGCTCTCCGCCAAGATCCCGTCCGTCCGCATCCCGATCGCCTCGCTGTCCGGCGGACAGCGGCAGACCGTCGCGATCGCCCGCAGCCTCGTCGGCGAGCCCAAGGTGGTCATGCTCGACGAGCCGACCGCGGCCCTCGGTGTCGCGCAGACCGCCGAGGTCCTGAACCTCGTCGAGCGGCTCCGCAGCCGCGGTCTCGGCGTCGTGCTCATCAGCCACAACATGGCCGACGTGCAGGCCGTCGCCGACCGGATCTACGTGCTGCGCCTCGGGCGCAACGGCGCGGAGTTCGCGATCGGCGAGGTCACCACGGTTCAGCTCGTGGCCGCGATCACGGGGGCGTCCGACAACGTGGTCGCCGAGCGTGCGGCGCGCGACCAGTCGGGAGCGTCGATCGCTCCCGAAGACATCGATCCCGACGCCGTGCTGCCGGACGGCCACCACGCTCCCGGCACCGGCACGACTCCCGACTCGGACGAGGAGCGCAACGCATGAGCACCGCGTACGACCAGAGCGACGAGCGTCTCGTCGAGGCGGGGACGCCACGCGCCGCGCTGGGCGCGTTCGGACGACGGATCCGGTCCGGCGACCTCGGCATGGCCCCGGTCATCATCGGCCTCGTCGCGATCTGGCTGGTCTTCTTCTTCCAGAACGACCGCTTCCTGTCGTCGCGCAACCTCGTCAACCTGAGCCTCGACTCGGCGACCATCGGGATGATCTCGCTCGGCATCGTCCTCGTGCTGCTCCTCGGCGAGATCGACCTGTCCGTCGGCTCGGTGAGCGGTGTGGGCGGCTCCGTCATGGCCGTCCTGCTGGTCTACCAAGGGTGGCCGCTGCTCGCGGCCATCCTGATGGCGCTGGCGGTCGGCGTGGCGATCGGCTTGTTCTACGGGCTGCTGTTCACGCAGTTCGGGGTGCCCAGCTTCGTCATCACCCTGGCCGGCCTGCTCGCGTTCCTCGGCGTCCAGCTGTGGGTGCTCGGCAGCCGCGGCACGGTGAACCTGCCGGTCGACTCGTGGCTCATCGAGTTCGCGAACTTCAAGTTCCTGTCTCCGCTGGCGTCGTACGTGCTGGCGGTCGCGATCGGTGCCGTCTACCTCGTGACGCGGCTGCGCACGATCCAGCGACGTCGTGCGGCGAACCTGTCGGCGCCGTCCTTCCAGGGCGCCTTGATCCGTACGGCGCTCATGGTCGCCGCGCTGCTGTTCGGCGCGTGGTACCTCAACCAGGACCGTGGCGTCGGCTACATGCCGCTGTTCTGGGTGGCGATGATCGTGGCGGTCGACCTGATCCTGCGCAAGACGCGCTTCGGACGCTCGGTCTTCGCGGTCGGCGGCAACGAGGAGGCCTCGCGTCGCGCAGGCGTCGCGGTGAACAAGGTCTACATCACCGTGTTCGCGGCATGCTCGACCTTCGCGGTGCTCGGCGGCATCCTCGCCGCCGGCCGTCTGCAGTCGGTCGCGCAGTCCAGCGGCGGCACCGACACCAACCTGATGGCGATCGCGGCCGCGGTCATCGGCGGGACGAGCCTGTTCGGTGGGCGCGGCTCGGCGTACGCGGCGCTGTTCGGCATGCTCGTGCTCCAGTCGATCACGAGCGGCCTGAACCTGATCGGTGTCGAGGCCGAGGTCCGCTACATCGTCACCGGTGCGGTCCTGCTGCTCGCCGTGACGATCGACTCGCTGTCGCGCCGGGCGCGGCGGAGCAGCGGCACCGCCTAGCTGCCGTACGGCGCACGACCAGCAGCACAGCGCTCGGGGCGCCTCCGGACCTCGTCCGGAGGCGCCCCAAGCCGTTCCCAAGCGTTCCCCAAGTGGTCACCGCGAGGCTCCTCTCCGTCAGACAGACGATTGAGGAGCACAGATGTCCAGCCTGCTTTACCGCCTCGGCCACACGACCGCGGCTCACCCGTGGCGCACGATCTGCGCCTGGGTCGTCGTCCTCGTCGGTGTCCTCGCCCTCGCCGCGAGCGTCGGCGGCACCTTCCAGGACGACTGGGACGTACCCGGAGCCGAGGGCCAGACCGGCCTCGACCAGCTGCGCGCCCACATGCCCGACGCCGGTGGTGCGAACGCACTGATCAGCGTCCACGACGCCGAGGGCGACCGGATCCCCGCCAGCGACCTGGATCGCCTCGCCGAGCGGGTCGGCGACGTCCCGCACGTGATCGGCGTCTCCGCACCGCGGCTGTCTGAGGACGGCGACACCGCCTTGATGTCGGTCCGGTACGACGTTCCTGTCACCCACGCCGACGTGATGGGAGAGCTGGCGCCGCTCGAGGACGCCGTCGACGAGGCGGCGCTGGGGGACGTGAAGGTCGACTTCGGGGGAGAGGTCCCCGGGACGGCGATGGAGATGAACGGGCGCGGTGAGCTGATCGGGGTCGGCGTCGCTCTCGTGCTGCTGGTGCTGACCTTCGGCTCGGTGGTGGCCGCGGGGCTCCCGATCGCCGTCGCGCTCTTCGGTCTGGCGCTCGGGTCGGCCGGCGTCACCCTGCTCGCCGCGACCACGAACGTCAGCAACGACGCTCCGACCGTCGCCACGATGGTCGGCCTCGGTGTCGGCATCGACTACGCGCTCCTGCTCGTGACCCGGTTCGTGGAGTTCCTGCGGGCGGGGCACGGCCGGGCCGCTGCCGCCGGGCATGCCACCGCGACGGCGGGCCGAGCCGTGCTCTTCGCGGGGCTGACGGTCCTCGTCTCGCTGATGGGGCTCGGACTTGCCGGACTGCCGACGTACTCGGCGTTCGGCATGGCGACCGGCATCACGGTTCTTGCGGTGATGGCGGCTGCCCTCACGCTCGTGCCGGCGCTGTGCGGGCTCGCGGGCCACCGCCTGGTGTCGCGCAAGGCCCGCCGGGGCGCGGTCAGCGACCCGGACCGTACGACCTTGACCGCCCGGTGGGCCGCACGTGTCGGCGCCCGGCCCCTGCCGTGGGCGCTGGCGGCGCTCGTGGTCATGGTCGCGCTCGCTGCTCCCGCGCTCGGGATGCGGACGTTCCCGCAGGACGCCAGCGCCGAGCCGACGAGCTTCACGACGCGTCAGTCGTACGACGTGGTGGCTGACGAGTTCGGTCCGGGGGCGAACGGCCCGTTGACCTTCGTCGCCGATCTGGACACCGTGGACGACAGAGACCTCGACCAGCTGCGGGCGACGCTCGCCGACGACCCACGGATCGTCGCGGTGGGGGAGCCGGTGACCTCCGCGGACGGAGCGATCGCGGTGTTCGACGCACAGCCGGCGTTCGGTCCCCAGGACGAGCGCACGACCGACCTCATCACGTCGATGCGTGCGGACGTCCTGCCCGCCGGTGTGGCACTGACGGGGACGACGGCGATCCTCACGGACATCTCGGTGATGCTCTCCGAGCGGATCTGGGTCGTGGTCGGGTTCGTGGTGCTGCTTTCGATGATCCTGCTCGCGGTGATGTTCCGGTCGGTCGTCGTCCCGCTGAAGGCCGCCGCGATGAACCTGCTGTCGATCGGCGCCGCGTACGGCGTGGTGACGCTCGTCTTCCAGCACGGCTGGGGGCTGTCCCTGCTCGGGATGGACCACACCGTGCCCGTGTCGAGCTGGGTGCCGATCCTCACGTTCGCGATCCTGTTCGGGCTCTCGATGGACTACGAGGTGTTCCTCCTGTCGCGGATCCGCGAGAGCTGGCTGCGTACCGGTGACGCCCGAGGATCCGTCGTGGCGGGTCTCGCGAGCAGCGCGCGCGTCATCTCGAGCGCTGCGGCGATCATGGTCGCGGTGTTCATCGGGTTCGCGACCGAGTCGGCGGTGACCGTGAAGATGCTGGGTGTCGCGATGGCGGCCGCCGTCGCGCTCGACGCCACGCTCGTGCGCCTCGTCCTCGTGCCGGCGACGATGACGATGCTGGGCCGCTGGAACTGGTGGCTGCCGGCGTGGTTGGACCGCATGCTGCCGCACGTCCGGATGGAGCCGGCCGACGTGCCGGTCGCCGAGCCGTCGTCCGGCCAGGCCGATCAGCAGGACGAGCCGGACGAGGCGAGCGAGGTCGACGAGCTCGGCGAGGGCCAGCCCGTACGCGGCTGACCTGCGTCAGAACCCGTACGCGTCCCGCTGGTGGAGGAACCATCCCTCCACCAGCGGGATGTTCCATGCCTCGATCAGGGCGAGAGCGTCGTCGGCGTGGTGCGCGGCGCGCTCGAGGTCTCCCGTCGCAGCGGAGGCGAGGGCCAGATAGGCGTCCACGGGTCCGAGCGCCATCGTCGATCCCGCACTGAGCACGCCCCCGGCCAGCGGCGCGAGCCGGGTGTAGGACGTCGCGGCGACGTCGGGCAGGTCGAGCGCGAGCGCGACCTCGGCGCCGAAACCCCAGATCATGGGCGCGATCCAGCTGTCGTCGTCGATCGTCGGCGAGGTCCGCTGGTACAGCGCGCGCGCCTCGTCGATCCTGCCGCGGCGGACGAGGAACCCGGTCGCCGCCATGTGGATCGGGACGACGGCCGTCCGCACGAGCGCGTCGAGCGCGCTGTCGGCGCGGTCGCCGTCGTCGTCCTGGTCCGCGCCGCGCCAGATCGCCAGCACGAGCATGAGACCGCTGAGCGCGTCGTACTTGTGCGGGACGGCGATCGTGTCGACCACCCGCAGCAGCTCGTCGAGGGAGTCACGGGCGGCGTCGAGGTCGCCGCGCATCGCGAGCCACGGGATGCGCATGCAGTCGAGGAACCACAGCGTGTACGGCAGTTGGAGCTCGCGCGCGATCCGGCGTCCTCGCTCGAGGTCCTGCTCCATCTCGGCGACGAGACCGAGGTCGCTGCGAGCGGTGGCCCGCTGGGCGAGGGCGATCGCCTCGACCCGGCGGTCTCCGACCCGTCCGGCGAGCGAGAGTGCCTCGTCGGCGAGCGTCAGCCGCTGGCGTGCCGTCCACGGGTGCCAGATCGCGATGAACGCCGCCGTGCACATGTCCATCAGGAGGGCGTCGTCACCCAGGCGCCGCGCCATGTCGAGCCCGTCCGTGACCAGCTGCTGGCACTCCTCCTCGCTGGCCGTGTAGTACAGCTCGTTCGCGAGGCTGATCAGCAGCGTGCACCGGACCGGTGAGTCCTCGACCGGGAGCGCCTCGAGCGCGCGGCGCTGGGCGCCGACGATCGTGTCGCTGGTCTCGCCGAACGACCGTGTCTGCCACAGCGCACCCCGCGTCGTCGCGACCGCCGCCCGGGCGAGCAGGGCGGTGTCGCCCAGCGCGTCGGCGACCCCGATCGCCTCCTCGACGGCGTCGGTGAGCTCGTCCCACCGGGCCGCCCACCGTGCGGCGTCGGCGAGTGCGAGGAGCAGCTCGTACCGGTCGCCCGGGGACGCGTCGGGATCCATGTCGATCCGGGTCAGCGCGAGATGGAGCAGGTCCGCCGCCTCGTCGTAGCCGTGCCGCTGCTGCGCCGCGAGCGCCGCCCGGTACGCCGAGGTCCAGGCCTGTGCCGCGTGGTCGGCGCCCGCCTCGGCCCAGTGCCGTGCGATCTCGGCCACCCGCGCGGACGCGTGGCGACCGTCCGCGAGCGTCCCGGCGATCCGCGCATGCACGCGCTGGCGACGCGACGGCGACAAGGACGCGTAGACGGCGTCGCGCACGAGCGCGTGGGAGAACCGGAAGCGGTCGTCGCCCTCGTCGCGCAGCATCCCCGCCGCGGTGGCCGGCTCGAGGTGGTCGAGGACGTCGAGATCGGTCAGTCCGGTGCTCGCCATCACGGTCGCCAGGTCGAAGCGGCGACCGACGACGGCGGCGTGCCGGAGGACGTCGAGGGTCGGCTCGGGAACGGCGCTGAGCCGGCGGCGTACGACGTCGGTCACGGCGGTCGGCGGCTCGGCGTCGAGGCTGCCCTCGTCTCCGAGCAGTCGCGCGTACTCGACCACGAAGAACGGGTTGCCCTCGGTGCGGTCACGCATGGTGGCGGCCGTGGCTTCCGCGACCGGGTGGTCCGCCATCGCTTCCAGCACCCGCGCGGTGTCGGCGACGGTCAGGCCCTGGAGCCGTACGGTCGCCGCGTGGCGTCGCGCGAGGGTCTCCATGGTCTCCGCGAGCTGGCCGGTCGGCTCGGGGTGCGCTCGCATGGTGACGAGGACGAGGAGCCGCGCCCGGTCGGCGATCGTGCACAGGTGCCGGAGGACGCGCAGCGATGACGGGTCGGCCCACTGGAGGTCGTCCAGCGCGACCACGACCGTCTGGTCGGCGGCGGCCGAGAGCAGCTGCCGGCAGATGTGGTCCCAGGCCGCGAAACGGCCTCCGTCGGGATCCGCGGCGTCCGGGCCGGCTTCCCTCACGACGCTGCCGATGCCGGTCAGCACCGACTCCCACGGCCACAGCGGCGGCGCGCCGCGGTCGGAGGAGCACCGGCCGACGAGAACGTGCGCCCCGCGCGCCCGAGCCCGGGCCATCAGCTCGGCGACGAGCCGCGACTTGCCGATCCCGGGCTCGCCCACGACGGACGCGAACTGCGGCTCGCCGGCGTCGGCCACGTCCAGCCTGTCGAGCAGCTCGTCGAGCTCGTCGTCGCGGCCCACCATCGGCCAAGGAGGGAGCGTCGGAAGCCGGTGCTCCGACCGGGGGAGCGGTGGATCGGCGGGCTCGGGCGCGGTTGGCGTCGCCGACGGGGGCGCCGCCGCGGCCACCGTGGCGGTGACACGCTGTTCCGCCCAGGCGACCAGCGGATCCTGGCGCAGGATCGCGGTCTGCGTGTCACGCACCAGCGCTGTCGGCTGGAGGCCCAGCTCCTCGTCGAGCGTCTCGGTCAGTCGCCGGACGACGTCCAACGCGTCGGCCTGTCGGCCGGTTCGGGCGAGCGCGACCGCGCGCAGCGTCCACAGGCGTTCGCGGAGCGGGTGCTGGGACGAGAGCGACTCCAGCTCTGCCGCGACCGTCGCGTGCTCACCCTGGGCGAGCCGGACGACCGCGAGGTCCTCCAGC
Above is a genomic segment from Mumia sp. Pv4-285 containing:
- a CDS encoding ROK family protein; translation: MRPTGSTSALRSANLARVVSVLRTDSELSQAEIARRTELAPATVSNIVRQLVATGLVETAGSGGRAGLTVSIARGAGLVAGIDFGHSHLEVALGDLAARPLITTRRQLDNDHAYGDGLALADELLDSLLAELGEHRSNVHAAGLGLPAPITKDGRITAGSILPGWVGVAAPDVASKALDLPTLVDNDANLGALAEHSDHPEVSTLAYLKVSSGIGCGLVLDGNLYRGGLGTAGELGHITLDETGPLCRCGSRGCLEAYAGGTGLVDQLHSRIPGLAVHDLVDLADSGDAGARRLLEDAGRALGQGSAILANLLSPELIVVGGDLACSIVVDGIRDGLRRHAVDGLGGEISVRVSERGDQASVVGALVTALDAVALPL
- a CDS encoding substrate-binding domain-containing protein, with product MKKFARTAVGAASVVVLAAALGACGGDDDGGDGGSDSKTIALLLPETKTTRYEAFDKPLFEAKVQELCDDCEVKYLNADQDASKQQQQAESAITDGAAVLVLDPVDSEAAVGIVKSAQSSEVPVIAYDRFIEGADYYMSFDNERVGELQGQALVDATGGTGDILMLNGAPTDPNAAQFKAGAHKAIDASGLNVVAEFDNPDWSPDNAQKFVTSQLNNVDGASLAGVYAANDGQAGGVIAALRADGMTKFPPVTGQDAELAAIQRIVTGDQFMTIYKSIKTEAEKAAEVAVAIVNGDDVGDTTDFQGVKSFIFDPVVVTTDNIKDSVVADGFYSVEDICTPEYADACAAAGLS
- a CDS encoding ATP-binding cassette domain-containing protein — protein: MNDGSQPILSLRGIDKRFGAVQALSDVSIDVHPGEVVALVGDNGAGKSTLVKIMSGVYQPDGGDIVFDGKKVSIPGPKASQELGIATVFQDLALCDNLDVVANLFLGHERTSAGVLDEVEMERHSWELLRQLSAKIPSVRIPIASLSGGQRQTVAIARSLVGEPKVVMLDEPTAALGVAQTAEVLNLVERLRSRGLGVVLISHNMADVQAVADRIYVLRLGRNGAEFAIGEVTTVQLVAAITGASDNVVAERAARDQSGASIAPEDIDPDAVLPDGHHAPGTGTTPDSDEERNA
- a CDS encoding sugar ABC transporter permease, with amino-acid sequence MSTAYDQSDERLVEAGTPRAALGAFGRRIRSGDLGMAPVIIGLVAIWLVFFFQNDRFLSSRNLVNLSLDSATIGMISLGIVLVLLLGEIDLSVGSVSGVGGSVMAVLLVYQGWPLLAAILMALAVGVAIGLFYGLLFTQFGVPSFVITLAGLLAFLGVQLWVLGSRGTVNLPVDSWLIEFANFKFLSPLASYVLAVAIGAVYLVTRLRTIQRRRAANLSAPSFQGALIRTALMVAALLFGAWYLNQDRGVGYMPLFWVAMIVAVDLILRKTRFGRSVFAVGGNEEASRRAGVAVNKVYITVFAACSTFAVLGGILAAGRLQSVAQSSGGTDTNLMAIAAAVIGGTSLFGGRGSAYAALFGMLVLQSITSGLNLIGVEAEVRYIVTGAVLLLAVTIDSLSRRARRSSGTA
- a CDS encoding MMPL family transporter, whose product is MSSLLYRLGHTTAAHPWRTICAWVVVLVGVLALAASVGGTFQDDWDVPGAEGQTGLDQLRAHMPDAGGANALISVHDAEGDRIPASDLDRLAERVGDVPHVIGVSAPRLSEDGDTALMSVRYDVPVTHADVMGELAPLEDAVDEAALGDVKVDFGGEVPGTAMEMNGRGELIGVGVALVLLVLTFGSVVAAGLPIAVALFGLALGSAGVTLLAATTNVSNDAPTVATMVGLGVGIDYALLLVTRFVEFLRAGHGRAAAAGHATATAGRAVLFAGLTVLVSLMGLGLAGLPTYSAFGMATGITVLAVMAAALTLVPALCGLAGHRLVSRKARRGAVSDPDRTTLTARWAARVGARPLPWALAALVVMVALAAPALGMRTFPQDASAEPTSFTTRQSYDVVADEFGPGANGPLTFVADLDTVDDRDLDQLRATLADDPRIVAVGEPVTSADGAIAVFDAQPAFGPQDERTTDLITSMRADVLPAGVALTGTTAILTDISVMLSERIWVVVGFVVLLSMILLAVMFRSVVVPLKAAAMNLLSIGAAYGVVTLVFQHGWGLSLLGMDHTVPVSSWVPILTFAILFGLSMDYEVFLLSRIRESWLRTGDARGSVVAGLASSARVISSAAAIMVAVFIGFATESAVTVKMLGVAMAAAVALDATLVRLVLVPATMTMLGRWNWWLPAWLDRMLPHVRMEPADVPVAEPSSGQADQQDEPDEASEVDELGEGQPVRG
- a CDS encoding BTAD domain-containing putative transcriptional regulator codes for the protein MWLAVLGPVEAYREQASPPVALGTRKHRVLLAALALGVGNVQSVDTLIDYLWGDTPPDGALGTLQSYVSGLRRALGTALGPGEALPLRTTGGGYVLDASSVTVDAAATIALLQSAHRALGPLARDAIPGAGVLDDEVLEQIRHDLETATATWRGRAYDELADHPQAMAERGRLDELRLVGLEDLAVVRLAQGEHATVAAELESLSSQHPLRERLWTLRAVALARTGRQADALDVVRRLTETLDEELGLQPTALVRDTQTAILRQDPLVAWAEQRVTATVAAAAPPSATPTAPEPADPPLPRSEHRLPTLPPWPMVGRDDELDELLDRLDVADAGEPQFASVVGEPGIGKSRLVAELMARARARGAHVLVGRCSSDRGAPPLWPWESVLTGIGSVVREAGPDAADPDGGRFAAWDHICRQLLSAAADQTVVVALDDLQWADPSSLRVLRHLCTIADRARLLVLVTMRAHPEPTGQLAETMETLARRHAATVRLQGLTVADTARVLEAMADHPVAEATAATMRDRTEGNPFFVVEYARLLGDEGSLDAEPPTAVTDVVRRRLSAVPEPTLDVLRHAAVVGRRFDLATVMASTGLTDLDVLDHLEPATAAGMLRDEGDDRFRFSHALVRDAVYASLSPSRRQRVHARIAGTLADGRHASARVAEIARHWAEAGADHAAQAWTSAYRAALAAQQRHGYDEAADLLHLALTRIDMDPDASPGDRYELLLALADAARWAARWDELTDAVEEAIGVADALGDTALLARAAVATTRGALWQTRSFGETSDTIVGAQRRALEALPVEDSPVRCTLLISLANELYYTASEEECQQLVTDGLDMARRLGDDALLMDMCTAAFIAIWHPWTARQRLTLADEALSLAGRVGDRRVEAIALAQRATARSDLGLVAEMEQDLERGRRIARELQLPYTLWFLDCMRIPWLAMRGDLDAARDSLDELLRVVDTIAVPHKYDALSGLMLVLAIWRGADQDDDGDRADSALDALVRTAVVPIHMAATGFLVRRGRIDEARALYQRTSPTIDDDSWIAPMIWGFGAEVALALDLPDVAATSYTRLAPLAGGVLSAGSTMALGPVDAYLALASAATGDLERAAHHADDALALIEAWNIPLVEGWFLHQRDAYGF